The Thermomonospora amylolytica sequence GCCGACCGGATCGCGGTGATGTACCTGGGGCGGATCGTGGAGCTCGGCGACGTACGGCGGGTCTACCAGGACCCCGCCCACCCCTACACCCGGGCGCTGCTGTCGGCGGTCCCGGTGCCCGACCCTCCGCGCGCACGGCGCCGCCCCCGGGTGGTGCTGCCCGGAGACCCGCCAGATCCGGCCGACCCGCCGCCCGGCTGCCGGTTCCGACCCCGCTGCCCCCGCTACCCGGTCCTGGAGCCCGGCCGGGCGCGGCGCTGCGAGGAGGAGGACCCCCGGCCGGTGGAGGTGGCCGCCGGCCGGTACGCGGCCTGCCACTATCCGGAGACGACCAGCCCATGAGATCACTGCTCGCGTCCCTGCTCCTGCTCGCCGTGCCGCTCGCCGCGGCCGGATGCACCGCGCACCGCCCGCAGGGGCCGGAGATTCCCGGCGACATGTCCGCGCTGCCCGCCTACGACATCAACCCGATGCCCCGCGAACGGCTGCGCACCGGCGGGATCCTGCGCTGGCCGATGCCCGAGTTCCCGGTCCAGTGGAACTTCCACCACGTCCAGGGGTCCAAGGGCGTGGTGAACGAGGTGCTCCAGGGCGTCATGCCGTACCTGATGCGGTCCGACGAGAAGGGGATCTCCCGCCCCGTCCCCGAGTACCTCGACGAGGTGAAGGTCGTCACCAGGCCCCGCCAGGTGGTCACCTACACCATCGACCCGCGGGCCCGGTGGTCGGACGGCACCCCCATCACCTACCGGGACTTCGCAGCCCAGGCCCGCGCCCTGTCCGGCCGCGACCAGCGGTACCGGGTCGCCGCGGTCACCGGCTACGACCGGATCGCCAAGGTCGAACGGGGCCGCCACGACCGGCAGGCGGTGGTGACGTTCGCCCGGCCGTTCGCCGACTGGCGGTCGCTGTTCAACCCGCTGTACCCGGCGGACACCTGCGACGACCCCCGCACCTTCAACGAGGGCTGGCTGAACAGGCTGCCGGTCGGCGCCGGGCCGTTCCGGGTGGAGTCGGTCGACCGGACCGCCAAGACCGTCACCATCGCCCGCGACCCGCGCTGGTGGGGGCGGCCGGCCCTGCTGGACCGCATCGTGTTCCGGGTGATGGACCCCGGCGCCGCGCCCGGGGCGTTCGCCAACGGGGAGGTGGACGTGCTGGACGCCGGGGGCGACGCCAACGCCTACCGGCGGGCGCTGGCGGTGGAGGGGACGGTGATCCGCCGCGCGGCCGGGCCGGACTGGCGGCATCTGACGTTCAACGCGGCGAGCCCGGCGCTGGCGGACGTGCGGGTCAGGCAGGCGATCATGGCGGGGATCGACCGGCGGGCGCTGGCCGAGGCCGACCTGAAGGACCTGGACTGGCCGATCCAGGTGCTCGGCAACCACTTCTTCATGCACACCCAGGCCGGGTACCGGGACAACTCCGGGCAGGTCGGCCGCTACGACCCGGCCCGGGCGCAGCGGCTGCTGGACGCGGCGGGCTGGCGGCGGTCGGGGCGGTACCGGGTCCGCGACGGCCGCACCCTGAGCCTGCGGTTCGTGGTCCCCGCCACCCAGCAGATCAGCAAGCGCGAGGGCGAGCTGGTGCAGGCCATGCTGGCGCGGATCGGGGTGCGGGTCGACATCGTGCCGGTGCCGACCGACGACCTGTTCGACGGGTACGTGCTGCCGGGGAACTTCGACGTCGTGCCGTTCTCCTGGCTGGGCACCCCGTTCCCGGTCTCCTCCAACCGGGCGGTGTTCGCCCGGCCGAGGGGCGGCAACATCCAGCAGAACTACTCGCGGACCGGGTCGGCCGAGCTGGACCGCGCGATGGACCGCGCCGCCGCCGAGCTCGACCCCGCCAGGGCCCGCGACCTGATCAACGAGGCCGACCGGCTGGCGTGGGAGCAGGCCGCGGTGCTGCCCCTCTACCAGCGTCCGCAACTGCTGGCGGTCCGCGCCGACCTGGCCAACTTCGGCGCCCGCGGCTTCTACGACCTGGCGTACGAGGACATCGGGTTCGTGGCGCGGACCGGCCGCTGACCGGGGTGCGGTCAGCCGGTGATCAGGGCAGCCGCACCTCGATGCCCTTGCGGTCGGCGGTGAAGCGGGCGTGCCACACGTACAGCCGGACCGTGCCGTCGGCGATCCCCGCCTCCAGCGGCGCCTCGGTGGCGATCCGCACCAGGTACGACGCCCCGGGCGGCATGAGCTTGTCGCCGTTCTCGTCGATCGGGGGCTCGGAGCCGTTCAGCCGCGCCACGACCTCGCTGTGGGTGGGCGGCGTGCACAGGTCGTCGGGGACGCCGGGCTGCGGCGCGCACCGGTCCTGCAGCTCGTCGGGGACGTACTCGCGGGACAGGTACAGGTCGGCCGGGAAGTCCAGGAGGATCGGCTGCTGCATGGTGTTGGTCAGCACGTACTCGCCGTAGGCGTAGGTCTGCCCGGACGGCGGGGGAGTGCTCCGCGACAGCGGCCGGTCCTCCGCCCCGGTCCGGACCGCGCCCAGCGAGTAGGTGTAGCCCTCGGGGGTGGTGACGCTCAGCGCCGGCCCGGTCGTGGGGGAGGGCGCGGCGGTGATGGACCCGTCCTGCACGGCCTTCTGCGGGCGGGCCTGGGCGTCCTCCCCGGGCTCCGGGCGCAGCGCCACGTAGCCGACCACGATGGCCCCGGCGCCCAGGACTCCGGTGAGCACCCCGGCCAGGCCGATCTTCCCGGCGTTGCTCTTCTTGCGGCGGCGGTGCGAGCGGTGGCTTCGTGACATCGGAGGTTCCTGGTCCGTGGACGCGTCAGGTCGTGACGCCCGTGTTCTGGGGGATCCGCCCCGGCGGTGCACCGGAGGCGATAGATGATGGTGGTAGACGATATCGGACAGACCGTTATAGACGGAACGCGGACCGTCCCAGCCCGCGCAGCGAGGCGTCCAGCACCTCGGCGGTGTGCGCCACGGCGATCTCCTTACCCCGGCGGCGCAGCGCGGTGGCGATCTGCATCGAGCAGCCCGGGTTGGCGGCGACCAGCAGCTCGGCCCCGGTGCCGGAGACGTTCGCCGCCTTGCGGTCGCCCAGCTCCGCGGCCGCCTCGGGCTGCAGCAGGTTGTAGGTGCCGGCCGACCCGCAGCAGATGTCGGGGTCGGCGATCTCCCTGACCGTCAGCCCGGGGATCTGGGCCAGCAGCGCGCGCGGCTGGGAACGGATGCCCTGGGCGTGGGACAGGTGGCAGGCGTCGTGGTAGGCGACCGTGACCGGCAGCGGATGCCGCTCGGCCCGCGGTCCCAGCTCCACCAGGAACTCGGCCAGGTCACGGGTCTTGGCGCCGACCGCCTCGGCCCGCCCGGACCACACCGGGTCGTCGGCCAGCAGCCTGCGGTACTCCTTCATCGCCGAGCCGCAGCCCGCCGCGTTCACCACCACCACGTCCACGCCCTCGAACGCGGCGATGGTGCGGCGCGCGAACTCCCGGCCCTCCTCCTCGCGGCCCGCGTGCACCGACAGGGCGCCGCAGCACCCCTGGTCGCGGGGGATCACCACATCGCAGCCCTCCAGCGCCAGCACCCGGGCGGTGGCGGCGTTCACGCCGGGGAAGAACTCCCGCTGCACGCAGCCGGTCAGCATGCCCACGGTGGCCCGGTGGCCGCCCCGCGCGGCGACCCGTTCCGGCAGCCGCCGGGCCGGGCCGAGGGGAGGGGCGAGCCGTTCCATCGCCGCCAGGGTGGGGGACAGGCGCTCCAGCACGCCGGTGCGCCGGACCAGCCGGTCCAGCCCGCTGCGCTGGTAGAGCCGCAGGGGCCCGCGCAGCGCGTGCAGCCTGCGCGGGTACGGGAACAGCCGGAAGATCAGCTCGCGGATCGCCCGGTCCTTGACCGTCCGCGGATGCTCCCGCTCCACCTCGGCGCGGGTGAGCTCGATCAGCCGGTCGTACTGCACCCCGGACGGGCACGCCGTCACGCACGCCATGCAGCCCAGGCACCGGTCGAAGTGCTCGACCATCGGCGGGCCCAGCGGCTCGCCCTCCACATGCTGGCCCATCAGGTGGATCCGGCCGCGCGGGGAGTCCATCTCCTCGCCCCACAGCACGTACGTCGGGCAGGTGGGCAGGCAGAACCCGCAGTGCACGCAGTCGTCGATCAGCGGACGCAGTTCTTCGGACGCCATCTCAGATGCCTCCCACGAAGCGGCCGGGGCTCAGGCGGTGCCCGGGGTCGAACTGGTCCTTGACTCGGCGCATCAGCGTCAGCGCCGGGACCGGCCCCCACAGGTCGACCTCGTCCCGGACCGCCTGCGGGGCGTACCGGACCACGGCGGTGCTCACCGCGCGCAGGGCGTCGAGCAGCGCCTTGACCGGGGCGGGATCGGTGGTGTCCAGGCCGACGTGCAGGCCGCCCAGGCCCGCCGAGCCGCGCAGCCGCGCCCCCGGGACCGCGCCGAGCGCGTCGGCGATCCGGGGGAGCGCGGTGGGTGGCGCGGTGACCTCGACCAGCGTGCTGCCGTCCGGGTACGCGCCCCACCACCCGGGCGGGGCGTCGGCGATCTCCGCGCCGGGGCCGATCAGCCCGGCCACGGCCTCGGCCCGTGCCGCGACGCCCTCCGGAACGCCCTCGACCAGGACTCCGACGGTGACGGGACCGCCGGCCGTCATGTCGATCTCGATCGCGGCGGCCACGTGGTGGGAGTGCAGGACGTTCCGCACCGCCTGCCCGGCCCGCTCCGCGTTCTCGACGCGGCCGGTGACGTACGCGCGGGCCTGCGGCAGCGGATGCAGCCGGAACGCCGCCTCCACGATCAGGCCCAGGGTGCCGAACGACCCGGTGAGCAGCTTGCCCAAGTCGTATCCGGCGACGTTCTTGACGACCTTGCCGCCCGCCTTGGCGATCTGGCCGTCCGCCCGGATCATCGTGACGCCGATCAGCAGGTCGCGGGCCGCCCCGTACAGCAGGCGCAGCGGGCCGCCCGCCGCCGTGGCGAGGGTGCCGCCCACCGTCGAGCCGGGCAGCGGGCGGTCCAGCGCCAGCCGCTGCCCGCGGGCGGCCAGCACCTCGGCCAGCCGTTCCAGGGTCAGCCCGGCCTCCACCTTGACCACCAGGTCGCCGGCGGCGTGCTCGATCACCCGGTCCAGCCGGGCGGTGTCCACCAGCAGGTCGCAGCGGGTCGGGGGCATGCCCCAGTCCAGCCGGGTCTCGTTGCCGCGTGGGACCACCGCCAGGTCCCGTTCGGCGGCCACCCGCATGACCGCGCTCGCCTCCTCGACCGTGCGGGGCGCGGCGACGACCGAGGGCACCACCCCGAGCACGCCCTCCTCGGGCAGTCCCTCCCGGACGTCGTCGCAGACCCGGCCGAGGGCCTCCAGCACGTCGCCCATCAGAACAGCTCCGCCTTTCCGTCCCGCACCAGCGGGTGGGGCTCCTTGCGGACCCCCGGGACCTCGCCGCACAGCCTGGGCGTGGGGAAGACCTTGCCGGGGTTGCACACCCCGGCCGGGTCGAACGCGCACCGCACCATCTGCATCGTGTCCAGGTCGGCCTCGGTGAACATCCGGGGCATGTGCTTGGTCTTGTCGACGCCCACCCCGTGCTCCCCGGTGATCGACCCGCCGTGCTCGATGCACAGGTCGAGGATCCGGCCGGAGACCTCCTCGGCGCGCTCGCCCGCCCCCGGCTCGGAGTCGTCGAACAGCACCAGCGGATGCAGGTTGCCGTCCCCGGCGTGGAAGACGTTGGCGACCCGCACCCCCGACTCGCGGGACAGGTCGTCGATGCGCGCCAGCACCTGCGGCAGCGCCGTCCGCGGGATCACCCCGTCCTGCACCAGATAGGCGGGGCTGATCCGGCCGACCGCGGCGAACGCCGACTTGCGCCCCCGCCAGATCAGGCCGCGTTCGGCGTCGTCGGCGGCGATCCGGATCTCGAACGCGCCCGCCTGGCGGCACATCCGCTGCACCTCGGCGAACTCCCGTTCCACCTCGGCCGCCGGCCCGTCCAGCTCCACGATCAGCACCGCCCCGGCGCCCGGCGGGTATCCGCAGGCCACCGCCGCCTCGGCGGCCTCGATCGACAACGCGTCCATCATCTCGATCGCGGCCGGCACCACCCCGGCGCCGATGATCGCCGACACCGCGGCCCCGCCCGCCTCGATCGTCTCGAACGCCGCCAGCAGCGTCTGCACGGTCTCGGGCACCCGGGTCAGCCGCACCGTGATCTTGGTGGTGATGCCGAGCGTGCCCTCCGACCCGACGAACGCGCCGAGCAGGTCATAGCCCCCGTCCCCGCGCGAGATCGTGGTGATCTCCCCGTCCGGGGTGACGATCTCGCAGGCCAGCACATGGTGCGCGGTGAACCCGTACTTCAGGCAGTGCGCCCCGCCGGAGTTCTCCGCCACGTTCCCGCCGATCGAGCAGATCTGCTGGCTGGAGGGGTCCGGCGCGAAGTAGTACCCGTACGGCCGGGCCGCCCGCGTCAGCTCCAGGTTGATCACTCCCGGCTCCACCACGGCCCGCTGGTTGTCGGGGTCGATCTCCAGGATCCGCCGCATCCGCGCCGTCACGATCAGCACCCCGTCCGTCCGCGGCAGCGCCCCTCCGGACAACCCCGTCCCGGACCCGCGCGCCACGTACGGCACCCCCGCCGCCGCGCACTCCCGCACCACCGCCGCGATCTGCTCGGCCGTGTCCGGCAGCACCACGACCCCCGGAGTCGCCCGGTGGTGCGTCAGCCCGTCGCACTCGTACGTCCGCAACCGCACCGGATCGGTGATGACCCGCTCATCCCCGAGCACCTCGGCGAACCGCCGGGCCAACGCCGCCAACCCCATAGCTCCGCTCCCGTCGAACCCTGCCCACCAGGGGACAACCGCCGCTCGGTGCCCTTCGTCGCGCCGCCTACCCGCTAACGGTAACTCCGTCCCTCTTCGTCCCAAGCCCTGTCGACCCACCATCCCGCGTCCTTGCACCCGCCTCGCGGTGGCCCTGCACCCGAAGGCGCTCAGGGCCACCGCGAGCGGAGCGAGCGCAATGAATCAGGGCATGCGCTCGTAGGCGGGGGTGGTGAGGAACTCGGCGTACTCGTCGGCCAGGGTGACCTCCTTGAAGAGGGCGACGGCCTGGTTGTAGCGGGGCTCGTCGTAGGCCTGGCCCAGCTCGGCGCGGATCTTGGCGAGCTCCTCGTCCATGATCTGCCCGACGAGCTCCTTGGTGACCTGCTGGCCCTCCTTGAGGGTGACGCCGTTGTAGATCCACTGCCACACCTGGGAGCGGGAGATCTCGGCGGTGGCGGCGTCCTCCATCAGGTTGTGGATGGCGACCGCGCCGTTCCCGCCCAGCCAGGTGGCCAGGTAGCGGAGCGCCACGTCGATGTTGTTGCGCAGGCCGGCCTCGGTGATCTCGCCGGGGGTCTTGTCCACGGCGAGCAGGTCGGCGGCCGAGACCTGGACGTCCTCGCGGAGCCGGTCGCGCTGGTTGGGCTTGTCGCCGAGCACGCCGTCGAAGACCTCGCGGCACACCGGGACCAGGTCCGGGTGGGCGACCCAGGAGCCGTCGAACCCGTCGTTGGCCTCACGGGTCTTGTCGGCCCGCACCTTCTCCAGGGCGTTCTTGTTGACCTCGGGGTCCTTGCGGGACGGGATGAACGCGGCCATGCCGCCGATGGCGTGCGCGCCGCGCTTGTGGCAGGTGCGCACCAGCAGTTCGGTGTAGGCCCGCATGAACGGCGCGGTCATGGTGATCGCGTTCCGCTCGGGCAGCACGAACTCCGCGCCCCGGGAGCGGAACTTCTTGATCACCGAGAACAGGTAGTCCCAGCGGCCGGCGTTCAGCCCGGCGGAGTGGTCGCGCAGCTCGTAGAGGATCTCCTCCATCTCGAACGCGGCCGGGATGGTCTCGATCAGCACGGTGGCGCGGATGGTGCCGCGCGGGATCTCCAGGGTGTCCTGCGCCAGGTTGAAGGCGTCGTTCCAGAGGCGGGCCTCCAGGTGGCTCTCCATCTTGGGCAGGTAGAAGTACGGGCCCCTGCCCTTGGCGAGCTGCCGGCGCGCGCAGTGGAAGAAGTACAGCCCGAAGTCGAACAGCGAGCCGGACATCGGCTGCCCGTCGACCAGGACGTGCTTCTCCTCCATGTGCCAGCCGCGCGGGCGGACCACGATGGTGGCCAGCTCCTCGTCGGCCTTGAGCGCGTAGGACTTGCCGGTCTTGGGGTCGGTGAAGTCGATCGTGCGGTCGAGGGCGTCGCGCAGGTTGAGCTGGCCCCCGATCATGTTCTCCCACAGCGGGGTGTTGGCGTCCTCGAAGTCGGCCAGCCAGACCTTGGCGCCGGAGTTCAGGGCGTTGATCGTCATCTTCCGGTCGGTGGGGCCGGTGATCTCCACCCGCCGGTCCTCCAGCCCGGGCGCCGGCTCGGCCACCCGCCAGGAGTCGTCGGAACGGACCCCCGCGGTCTCCGGCAGGAAGTCCAGGGTGCCCCCGGCGGCCAGCTTCCTCTCCCGCTCGGCGCGGGCGGCCAGCAGCTCCTTGCGCCGCGCCCCGAACTCGCGCTGCAGAGTGGCCAGGAAGGACAGCGCCTCGGGCGTCAGGATCTCGTCGTACCGCTCGTGGAGGGGGCCGGTGACCTCCACGCCTTCGGGTGCAGCCATCTGCCTTCCCTTTCGTATCCTGAAAACCAACTTCTGTGTAGTGGAACGCTACTCGCCGGTTCTCATCCGGGTCAAAGCGGCCCCCCACCCTGTGCCCGCCGCCCTTCCGCCGGGTCCGCTGAGCCTCATACCGCGTCGCCACCTCCTCTAACTCGGCTGCGGCGGGATGCCGCGACGCCCGGGTGAGCCGGGCCGGAACGGGGAGAAAACACATGGCCACGGGGGCCGCGGCGTGGCACGATCGTCGGGAAGAACCGGTCGCCGCACGGCGTTGCTAGAGGACGTATGACTTCTGCCTTCTTTGAAGACCCGCAGGTCCGCCGCGAGGACGCCGCCGACCTGACCGCCGAGGACCGGTTCGCCGAGGACGAACCGCTCACCGGAGAGCTCGACCTGGCCGACCGCCAGGCGCTGCGCCGCGTCGCCGGGCTGTCCACCGAGCTGACCGACATCACCGAGGTCGAGTACCGGGCGCTGCGGCTGGAACGCGTGGTGCTGGTCGGGGTGTGGACCGAGGGCACCGCCGAGCAGGCCGAGGCGTCGCTGCGCGAGCTGGCCGCGCTCGCCGAGACCGCCGGCTCCCAGGTGCTGGAGGGACTGATCCAGCGCCGCGGCAGGCCCGACGTGGCCACCTACATCGGCTCCGGCAAGGCCGACGAGCTGGCCGAGATCGTCCGCGCCACCGGCGCCGACACCGTCATCTGCGACGGCGAGCTGTCGCCCAGCCAGCTGCGTCATCTGGAGGAGGTCGTCAAGGTCAAGGTCATCGACCGGACCGCGCTGATCCTGGACATCTTCGCCCAGCACGCCCGCAGCCGCGAGGGCAAGGCCCAGGTCGAGCTGGCCCAGCTGGACTACCTGCTGCCCCGCCTGCGCGGCTGGGGCGGCAACCTGTCCCGCCAGGTCGGCGGCCGGGCAGCCGGCGGCGTCGGGATCGGCGGCCGCGGCCCCGGTGAGACCAAGATCGAGCTGGACCGGCGCCGGATCCGCGCCCGGATGGCCAAGCTGCGCCGCCAGATCGCGGAGATGTCCAAGGCCCGCGACACCATGCGCAGCGCCCGCCGGCAGAACCGGATCCCGTCGGTGGCGATCGCCGGGTACACCAACGCCGGCAAGTCCTCGCTGCTCAACCGGCTGACCGGGGCGGGCGTCCTGGTCGAGGACGCGCTGTTCGCGACCCTGGACCCGACCGTGCGCAGGGCCGCCACGCCCGGCGGCCGCCCGTTCACCCTGGCCGACACGGTCGGGTTCGTCCGGCACCTGCCGCACCAGCTGGTCGAGGCGTTCCGCTCCACCCTGGAGGAGGTCGCCGACGCCGACCTGATCCTGCACGTGGTGGACGGCTCCGACGCCGACCCCGAGGCCCAGATCGACGCGGTCCGCGAGGTGCTGCGCGAGATCGGCGCCGACCGGGTGACCGAACTGGTGGTCATCAACAAGGCCGACGCCGCCGACCCGCTCACCCTCGCCCGGCTGCGGCGGCGGGAGAAGAACAGCGTCGTCGTCTCGGCCCGCACCGGCGCCGGCATCGACGACCTCCTCGCCGCCATCGAGGCCGACCTGCCCGGCCTGGACCGCGAGGTGCGCGTCCTCCTCCCGTACGACCGCGGCGACCTGGTGACCCGCGTCCACGATCTGGGCGAGGTGCTCTCCCAGGAGCACACCGGCGAGGGCACCCTGCTGCACGCCCGGGTCCCCGCCGCGCTGGCGGGCGAGCTGGAGGCGTACGCCACCGCCCAGGTCTGATCGCCGCCTCGAGCGGGGCCGCGCGGAGCGGCCCCGCCGAAATTGCCCGCCGACGGCCCCGGCATGGGGACTTCCAGGGTGAACGCAGTCGGTGTCAGGGGAAATACCGGTCGCCACATGGTTACACCTTGGGCATTCGCCTTGACGGATGCGGAGGAATCCGTACGGTCTGAATGACCGAGGGGTGGGAGGGCCGCGCACCGCTGTGTGTCCAGGTATTTTATGCGGTTTCCTGCGCTCTGTGGGAGAATTGTCGGGTTCTACGGGCGAGTCGGGTAAAATGTGCGGTACTGGCGGGCATGAGAACCGGTCGGCGGGTGTCCCGGCCCGGGCGCTCCCGGCGCGTTCGCCCCGCTCGCCGCGTTCCTTCCGGTCCCGCGCGGCGAGGGCGCGATACACCCGGAAAGGTTGTCGCCCGGGCATCGCGTGGACTACCGTGTCGAAACCGATATCTCCGGTCTCGTCGCTCCAGGTGATCACCAGATCACCGCACACCCAGGCGGTGATCCGCCGGCATCCAGTCGGCGGATCCGATCGAGAGCAGGTGACCCACTGCATGGCGTCCGGTTCAGCGCCTGGCGGCGCCGCGTTGCCGTACCCGGGTCGGCGGTGACCCCATGACGGTACGGCTGCTCACCAACATCGGCAGACTCTGGACGGGTACCGACGTCGCCGGCAACGCCGCCATCCTCATCCACGACGACCGCATCGTGTGGGCCGGTCCCGCGGCCGACCTGCCCTCCAGCGTGCCCGGCGTCATCGACGACATCGTCGACGTCGACCACGTGGAGAACCTCGGCGGCGGCCTGGTCACCCCCGGCCTGATCGACGCCCACGCGCACCCGGTGTACACCGGCAACCGGTGGGCCGAGCTGGCCATGCGCACCAGCGGCTCGACCTACTCGGAGATCGCCGCCGCCGGCGGCGGGGTGAACTCCACCGTCACCGTCACCCGCGGCACCGACCCCTGGACGCTGTGCAACGGCGTGCGGGAACGGCTGCGCCGCTGGATCGAGAGCGGCACCACCACGGTGGAGGCCAAGACCGGCTACCACCTGACCCGCGACGGCGAGCTGGCCGACATCCGGATGCTGCGCTCCCTGGAGAGCGAGCCGGCCATGCCGCGCATCCACCCCACCTTCCTGGCCGCCCACATCCTGCCCCCGGAGTACTTCGGCCGCCGCCGCGACTACATCGAGGCGGTGCGGCAGTGGGCCGGCGACGCGGTCGCGGCGGGCGCCGACAGCATGGACGTCTACTGCGACGAGGGCCACTTCACGCCCGAGGAGGCCCGTGTCCTGCTGTACGCCGGCAAGCGCGCCGGGCTGAAGGCCCGCATGCACGCCTGCGCCAACGAGCGCACCGGCGCCGCCCAGGTCGCCGCCGAGCTCGGCTGCGCCTCCGCCGACATCCTCACCCACGCCAACGACGAGGACATCAAGGCCCTCGCGCACGCCGGCGTCACCGCCACGGTCTGCCCCGGCAGCGCCCTCAACAGCGACCGCCCGCTCGCCCCGGTCCGCAAGATGCTCGACCGCGGCGTCACCCTCGCCCTCGGCACCGACCACAACCCGGGCCAGTGCGGCATCACCTCGATGCCCCTGGTCATCGGGCTGGCGGTCGCCATGTTCGGCCTCAGCGTCACCGAGGCCCTGCGCGCCGCCACCCTCGGCGGGGCCGCCGCCCTCCGCGTCGGCGACCGCGGCACGCTGGCCCCGGGGATGCTGGCCGACATCGTCCTGTGGGACGCCGACCACGAGGGCGCCTTCGCCTGGGCCTTCGGCCTGCGCGCGCAGCGGGTCTGGCGCGGCGGCGTCCCCGTCAACCACTGACCCCTCGCCCCCGAGCGGTCCCGCGGCGCCCGCCCTCGGCCGGGACGCGCCGCGTACGCCGTCCGTTCCGCGCGGCCGTGCGATGCCTGTCGGCACGGCGGGCGGGTCCGTAGCGGTGTGGTCATGATGCCGTTACACGGCGATACGTTGGTTTCACCTTTATCGGCGGGCCCGGGGGTAGTCTCCGTGCATGGGCAGTTCGGTCGCGGTCGTCACGGATTCGTCGGCATACCTTCCGGCGGAACTGTCGGCACGGCATGGGCTGATCACCGTTCCGCTGCAGATCGCGGTCGGCGGTGAAGTCCGGGACGAGACCGAGCTCACCGTCGCCCAGACCGCCCAGGCGCTGAAGGAATGGCGCCCGGTCACCACATCACGGCCCGCCCCCGAACGCTTCGCCCACGCCTACAAGGCGGCCGCCGGTGCGGGCGCCTCGGCCATCGTGTCGGTCCACCTGGCGGCCGCCATGTCCGGCACCGTGGAGGCCGCCCGCCTGGCCGCCGA is a genomic window containing:
- the hutI gene encoding imidazolonepropionase, whose protein sequence is MTVRLLTNIGRLWTGTDVAGNAAILIHDDRIVWAGPAADLPSSVPGVIDDIVDVDHVENLGGGLVTPGLIDAHAHPVYTGNRWAELAMRTSGSTYSEIAAAGGGVNSTVTVTRGTDPWTLCNGVRERLRRWIESGTTTVEAKTGYHLTRDGELADIRMLRSLESEPAMPRIHPTFLAAHILPPEYFGRRRDYIEAVRQWAGDAVAAGADSMDVYCDEGHFTPEEARVLLYAGKRAGLKARMHACANERTGAAQVAAELGCASADILTHANDEDIKALAHAGVTATVCPGSALNSDRPLAPVRKMLDRGVTLALGTDHNPGQCGITSMPLVIGLAVAMFGLSVTEALRAATLGGAAALRVGDRGTLAPGMLADIVLWDADHEGAFAWAFGLRAQRVWRGGVPVNH